The following coding sequences lie in one Synechococcus sp. PCC 7336 genomic window:
- the trpE gene encoding anthranilate synthase component I, translating to MVYPDFSRFKALAAAGNFIPVYRELVADLETPVSAWYRVCAGQPYSFLLESVEGGERLGRYSFLGCDPLWVLQARGDRTRQTHRNGSVTEYKGDPFNILADCLAPLKPVHLPELPASIAGLVGYWGYDLMRWIEPTVPVFEPEPDDPPDGLYVQVDSILIFDQVKRKIWVVAYANLQDRDLETAYADACDRVQALVDKLTAPLDSAKLYLNWSPPSTTDIPYTASVSQERFCEQVVAAKEYIKAGDIFQVVLSQRLTAPFEGDPFTLYRALRLINPSPYMAYLQLGDMQLIGSSPEVMVKLDRAGDRNIASVRPIAGTRPRGRTQAEDLALGEELLVDPKERAEHVMLVDLGRNDLGRVCDRGSVSVDELMSIERYSHVMHIVSNVVGTLEPDRTAWDLLKATFPAGTVSGAPKIRAMQIIHELEGLRRGPYSGAYGFYDFTGQLNTAITIRTAIVQQGRVFVQAGAGIVADSEPEKEYQETLNKARGMLEAIALAMQA from the coding sequence ATGGTGTATCCCGACTTCTCCCGCTTCAAAGCGTTAGCCGCAGCAGGCAACTTCATCCCGGTTTATCGCGAACTCGTCGCCGACCTCGAAACCCCCGTCTCCGCCTGGTACCGCGTTTGTGCCGGACAGCCCTACAGCTTTCTGCTGGAGTCGGTGGAAGGGGGAGAACGCCTAGGTCGCTATAGCTTCTTGGGCTGCGATCCGCTGTGGGTTTTGCAGGCGAGAGGCGATCGCACCCGCCAAACCCACCGTAACGGCAGCGTCACGGAATATAAGGGCGATCCCTTCAACATTCTGGCCGATTGCCTCGCCCCTCTCAAACCCGTTCACCTGCCCGAGTTACCCGCCAGTATCGCTGGCCTAGTCGGCTACTGGGGCTACGACTTAATGCGCTGGATCGAGCCCACTGTGCCGGTGTTCGAGCCCGAACCGGACGATCCGCCGGACGGCCTGTACGTGCAAGTGGACAGTATCCTCATCTTCGACCAAGTCAAGCGCAAAATTTGGGTTGTCGCCTATGCCAATTTACAAGATCGCGACCTCGAAACCGCCTACGCAGACGCTTGCGATCGCGTTCAAGCGCTTGTCGATAAACTGACTGCCCCCCTCGACAGCGCCAAGCTATACCTCAATTGGTCGCCCCCCAGCACCACCGACATTCCTTACACCGCCAGCGTTAGCCAAGAGCGGTTTTGCGAGCAAGTGGTTGCTGCCAAGGAATACATCAAAGCAGGCGATATTTTCCAAGTGGTCTTGTCTCAGCGGCTGACTGCCCCATTCGAGGGCGATCCGTTTACCCTCTACCGCGCCCTGCGGTTGATTAACCCCTCCCCCTACATGGCCTATCTGCAGTTGGGAGACATGCAACTGATTGGGTCGAGTCCCGAAGTGATGGTGAAACTCGATCGCGCAGGCGATCGCAACATCGCCTCTGTCCGACCCATTGCCGGCACCCGCCCGCGCGGTCGCACCCAAGCGGAAGACCTCGCGCTAGGAGAAGAGTTGCTGGTCGATCCGAAAGAGCGGGCCGAGCATGTCATGTTAGTGGACTTGGGCCGTAACGATTTAGGCCGGGTTTGCGATCGCGGCAGCGTTTCGGTAGACGAGCTGATGAGTATCGAGCGTTATAGCCACGTCATGCACATCGTCAGCAATGTCGTGGGGACTTTAGAACCCGATCGCACCGCTTGGGACCTACTGAAGGCCACCTTTCCGGCAGGCACCGTCAGCGGAGCCCCCAAAATTCGAGCCATGCAAATTATTCACGAACTGGAAGGGCTGCGTCGCGGTCCCTACTCTGGCGCCTACGGATTCTACGATTTCACCGGCCAGCTCAATACGGCCATTACGATTCGTACGGCGATCGTCCAGCAAGGCCGAGTGTTCGTGCAGGCAGGGGCGGGCATTGTGGCGGATTCCGAGCCCGAGAAGGAATATCAGGAAACCTTGAATAAGGCGCGGGGCATGTTAGAGGCGATCGCGTTGGCAATGCAGGCTTGA